From Rhodopseudomonas palustris, a single genomic window includes:
- a CDS encoding potassium channel family protein, producing the protein MTLHDFRLAVRRLYDGATPRGVAFRYGLLAFDIVTILFIVGTSFLPQSPVVEMLDTGFGVLIMIDFVARLYASRRPMREFGRLATWTDLVAIASFLAPLPGEGAGFLRILRTLRAFQDYQMLTRLRSDSSFFRRHEEVVVAVARLAVFIFVMTAIVYETQHFRNPQIGNYADALYFTVTALTTTGFGDITLAGTLGRMISVVIMIFGVTLFFNLARALISPNKVRFPCPTCGLQRHDADAVHCKACGTVLNIPDEGRN; encoded by the coding sequence ATGACGCTGCACGACTTCCGACTCGCCGTTCGCCGGCTCTATGACGGCGCCACTCCGCGCGGGGTGGCGTTTCGCTATGGCCTGTTGGCGTTCGATATCGTCACCATCCTGTTCATCGTCGGCACCTCGTTCCTGCCGCAGAGTCCGGTCGTCGAGATGCTCGATACCGGGTTCGGCGTCCTGATCATGATCGACTTCGTGGCGCGTCTGTATGCCAGCCGGCGGCCGATGCGGGAGTTCGGCCGGCTCGCGACCTGGACCGATCTGGTCGCGATCGCGTCGTTCCTGGCGCCGCTGCCCGGCGAGGGGGCCGGCTTCCTGCGCATCCTGCGCACGCTGCGTGCGTTCCAGGATTACCAGATGCTGACCCGGCTGCGCAGCGACAGTAGCTTCTTCCGCCGCCACGAGGAGGTGGTGGTCGCGGTGGCGAGGCTCGCGGTGTTCATCTTCGTGATGACGGCGATCGTTTACGAAACCCAGCATTTCCGCAATCCGCAGATCGGCAACTACGCCGACGCGCTGTATTTCACCGTCACCGCGCTGACCACCACCGGGTTCGGCGACATCACCCTCGCCGGCACGCTGGGACGGATGATCAGCGTGGTGATCATGATCTTCGGCGTCACGCTGTTCTTCAATCTGGCGCGGGCGCTGATCAGTCCGAACAAGGTGCGCTTCCCCTGCCCGACCTGCGGACTGCAGCGCCACGATGCCGATGCGGTGCATTGCAAGGCGTGCGGCACCGTGCTGAATATTCCGGACGAGGGGCGGAACTGA
- a CDS encoding DUF433 domain-containing protein, protein MNYAIVNPEQAAVGAMRHERIEINPEVMGGKPVVRGTRIPVEMILRKLGAGLSTAEIIADHPRLTADDILAVQTFAADYLADQDVIFG, encoded by the coding sequence GTGAACTATGCTATCGTGAACCCTGAGCAAGCTGCGGTCGGTGCCATGCGACATGAGCGGATCGAGATCAATCCCGAGGTGATGGGCGGCAAGCCGGTCGTGCGCGGCACGCGCATCCCGGTGGAAATGATCCTGCGCAAGCTCGGTGCGGGCCTCTCCACGGCCGAGATCATCGCCGATCATCCGCGGCTGACCGCCGATGACATTCTCGCCGTGCAGACCTTCGCCGCAGACTATCTGGCAGACCAAGACGTCATCTTCGGCTGA
- a CDS encoding single-stranded DNA-binding protein produces the protein MAGSVNKVILVGNLGADPEIKRTQDGRPIANLRIATSETWRDRATGERKEKTEWHRVVIFNEGLCKVAEQYLKKGAKVYIEGQLQTRKWTDQSGAERYSTEVVLQNFNSTLTMLDGRSGGGGGGGYGDDNSGGDFGSSGPSGGGGGRRPMPASSGGGRSDMDDDIPF, from the coding sequence ATGGCGGGTAGCGTGAACAAGGTGATCCTGGTCGGGAATCTCGGTGCCGATCCGGAGATCAAGCGGACCCAGGACGGGCGTCCGATCGCCAACTTGCGGATTGCGACCTCCGAGACCTGGCGCGACCGCGCGACCGGCGAGCGCAAGGAGAAGACCGAGTGGCATCGCGTGGTGATCTTCAACGAAGGGTTGTGCAAGGTCGCCGAGCAGTATCTGAAAAAGGGCGCGAAGGTTTACATTGAAGGCCAGTTGCAGACGCGCAAATGGACCGATCAGAGCGGCGCCGAGCGCTACAGCACCGAAGTCGTGCTGCAGAATTTCAACTCGACGCTGACCATGCTCGACGGCCGCAGTGGCGGCGGTGGTGGCGGCGGCTATGGCGATGACAATTCCGGCGGCGATTTCGGCTCCAGCGGTCCCTCGGGTGGTGGCGGCGGACGGCGGCCGATGCCGGCCAGCAGCGGCGGCGGCCGCAGCGACATGGACGACGATATTCCGTTCTGA
- a CDS encoding GNAT family N-acetyltransferase, which yields MSGTTAAANVRDNKALNRFELDAHGEIAFASYRRTGGRVVITHTETPPPLRGRGIASSLVRGALDLIRAEGAKVGAGCGFVADYLDAHPEYADLTA from the coding sequence ATGAGCGGGACCACGGCCGCAGCCAACGTGCGCGACAACAAGGCGCTGAACCGCTTCGAACTCGACGCCCATGGCGAGATCGCGTTTGCGAGCTATCGACGCACCGGCGGCCGCGTCGTCATCACCCACACCGAGACCCCGCCGCCGCTGCGCGGCCGCGGCATCGCCTCCAGCCTGGTGCGCGGCGCGCTCGATCTGATCCGCGCCGAAGGCGCCAAGGTCGGCGCCGGCTGCGGCTTCGTTGCCGATTATCTCGACGCCCATCCGGAATACGCCGACCTCACCGCCTGA
- a CDS encoding PaaI family thioesterase has product MTVSPPPGFQPFAVQDGYIGTNGPYYWRQSADGQPEFGFLSDERHGNPNGVLHGGALLGFLDTILGFSVVLAGQRRCATVSLDSRFLATIEPGGWITGRTTMKKLSRSLAFIDAEALAGDKLLVTTSAVFRIFES; this is encoded by the coding sequence ATGACCGTGTCGCCGCCGCCGGGCTTTCAGCCGTTCGCCGTTCAGGACGGCTACATCGGCACCAACGGACCTTACTACTGGCGGCAGAGCGCAGACGGCCAGCCGGAGTTTGGCTTCCTCAGCGACGAGCGTCACGGCAATCCCAACGGCGTGCTGCATGGCGGCGCGCTGCTCGGCTTTCTCGATACCATCTTGGGATTTTCGGTGGTGCTGGCGGGACAGCGGCGTTGCGCCACGGTCTCGCTCGACAGCCGCTTCCTCGCCACCATCGAGCCGGGCGGCTGGATCACCGGCCGCACCACGATGAAGAAGCTGTCGCGCAGCCTCGCCTTCATCGACGCCGAAGCGCTCGCTGGCGACAAGCTGCTGGTCACCACCAGCGCCGTGTTCAGAATATTCGAGTCCTGA
- a CDS encoding outer membrane protein has translation MKKFLLGTVGLIALGVAPAMAADLAARPYTKAPPIIPAMYDWSGFYIGANGGWGSSRNCWDYLGTTAAPFAAFGEGCHDASGGTVGGQIGYNWQVGTWVFGVEAQGNWADFKGSNASLRFTDTTNESKVDAFGLFTARVGYAWNNALLYVKGGAAVTSDKYTTYRTLAGTIIDDASETRWGAAVGGGLEYGFTPNWSFAVEYDHLFMGGRDLTFAPTTNVDHIKQDVDVVTARINYRWGGPIVARY, from the coding sequence ATGAAGAAATTTCTGCTGGGGACTGTCGGTTTGATTGCGTTGGGTGTCGCGCCGGCGATGGCGGCGGATCTCGCGGCCCGCCCCTACACCAAGGCGCCGCCGATCATTCCGGCGATGTATGACTGGTCGGGCTTCTACATCGGCGCGAACGGCGGCTGGGGCAGCAGCCGCAATTGCTGGGACTATCTTGGCACCACGGCTGCCCCGTTCGCCGCGTTCGGCGAGGGCTGCCACGATGCGTCCGGCGGGACCGTCGGCGGTCAGATCGGCTACAATTGGCAGGTTGGAACCTGGGTGTTCGGCGTCGAAGCCCAGGGCAACTGGGCCGATTTCAAGGGCTCGAACGCAAGCCTGCGGTTCACGGACACGACCAACGAAAGCAAGGTCGATGCGTTCGGTCTGTTCACCGCCCGCGTCGGGTATGCCTGGAACAACGCGCTGCTTTACGTGAAAGGCGGCGCGGCGGTCACCAGCGACAAGTACACCACCTACCGGACCTTGGCTGGAACGATCATCGACGATGCCAGCGAAACCCGCTGGGGCGCCGCGGTCGGCGGTGGCCTGGAATACGGCTTCACGCCGAACTGGTCGTTCGCCGTCGAATACGACCACCTGTTCATGGGCGGTCGCGACCTCACCTTCGCTCCGACCACCAATGTCGACCACATCAAGCAGGACGTCGACGTGGTCACCGCGCGGATCAACTATCGCTGGGGCGGCCCGATCGTGGCGCGCTACTGA
- a CDS encoding DUF3597 domain-containing protein, which translates to MSIFGKIMSAIFGDSAAAASGSAEASAPTTTAAAGTAPAPTAPQPTAAPSVDVAPILDKAVKAKGEKLEWRTSIVDLMKALDIDSSLSARKELAKELGYSGDMNDSASMNIWLHKQVMAKLVANGGKLPADIKH; encoded by the coding sequence ATGAGCATTTTCGGCAAGATCATGAGCGCGATTTTCGGCGACAGCGCCGCTGCGGCATCAGGCAGCGCCGAGGCGTCGGCGCCAACCACCACCGCTGCGGCGGGTACGGCACCGGCGCCGACCGCGCCACAGCCCACCGCCGCGCCGTCGGTCGATGTCGCGCCGATCCTCGACAAGGCGGTGAAGGCCAAGGGTGAAAAGCTGGAATGGCGCACTTCGATCGTCGATTTGATGAAGGCGCTCGATATCGATTCCAGCCTGTCGGCCCGCAAGGAGCTCGCCAAGGAGCTCGGCTACAGCGGCGACATGAACGACTCGGCATCGATGAACATCTGGCTACACAAGCAGGTGATGGCCAAATTGGTCGCCAATGGCGGCAAGCTGCCGGCCGACATCAAGCACTGA
- a CDS encoding DUF2189 domain-containing protein — MATTYSSDRAAIAADDAVPAVHRIGFADLGAALRQGWEDFKAVPSHAVMLVLIYPVLGLVLARMVQGYAVLPLLFPLAAGFALLGPFAALGLYELSRRRERGEPATASNAVAVLRSPSLAAMLGFGAILLALFLVWLAAAQAIYVALFGYAPAAAIPDFARRVLTTPEGWSLILIGCGVGFLFALAALCLSVVAFPMMLDRNAGIGDAMATSLRVVAINPLPIAAWGVIVAVLLLVGSVPAFLGLAVVIPLLGHATWHLYRKAVEPNPKPPLLPPIRSPRRSAADFPANLLQWKRNGT; from the coding sequence ATGGCCACGACCTATTCTTCCGATCGTGCCGCAATCGCTGCGGACGACGCTGTCCCCGCCGTCCATCGCATCGGCTTTGCCGATCTCGGCGCCGCGCTTCGGCAAGGCTGGGAGGATTTCAAAGCGGTGCCGAGCCACGCGGTGATGCTGGTGCTGATCTATCCGGTGCTGGGCCTGGTGCTGGCGCGGATGGTGCAAGGCTACGCAGTGCTGCCGTTGCTGTTTCCGCTCGCCGCCGGCTTTGCGCTGCTTGGCCCGTTCGCCGCGCTCGGGCTGTATGAGCTGAGCCGCCGCCGCGAACGCGGCGAGCCGGCGACCGCCTCGAACGCCGTGGCGGTGCTGCGGTCGCCGTCGCTCGCCGCGATGCTCGGGTTCGGCGCTATCCTGCTGGCGCTGTTTCTCGTGTGGCTCGCCGCCGCGCAGGCGATCTACGTCGCGCTGTTCGGCTACGCTCCGGCCGCTGCAATCCCGGACTTTGCACGCCGGGTGCTGACCACGCCGGAGGGCTGGAGCCTGATCCTGATCGGCTGCGGCGTCGGCTTCCTGTTCGCGCTGGCGGCACTGTGCCTGAGCGTGGTCGCATTCCCGATGATGCTGGACCGCAACGCCGGCATCGGCGACGCAATGGCGACGTCGCTGCGGGTGGTGGCGATCAATCCGTTGCCGATCGCCGCCTGGGGCGTGATCGTGGCAGTTCTGCTCCTCGTCGGCTCGGTGCCGGCATTCCTCGGTCTGGCGGTCGTGATTCCACTGCTCGGCCACGCCACATGGCATCTGTACCGCAAGGCGGTCGAACCCAATCCGAAGCCGCCGCTGCTGCCGCCGATTCGCTCGCCCCGGCGGTCGGCTGCCGATTTCCCGGCGAACCTGCTGCAATGGAAGCGCAACGGGACCTGA
- the uvrA gene encoding excinuclease ABC subunit UvrA, giving the protein MDEVIKAKRQTPAASSRTAITIRGAREHNLKNVDVTIPRDKLVVFTGLSGSGKSSLAFDTIYAEGQRRYVESLSAYARQFLEMMQKPDVDQIDGLSPAISIEQKTTSKNPRSTVGTVTEIYDYMRLLWARVGVPYSPATGLPIESQTVSQMVDRVLALPEGTRLYLLAPVVRGRKGEYRKELADWLKKGFQRVKIDGAFHELAEAPTLDKKFPHDIDVVVDRIVVRPDIGQRLAESFETALKLAEGLAVIEFADAPPPPPSFETRPAGAPQDEDGKRGKPKKGAPHPEEAQSAVSKGEAAGKKVAKIHDKSGPERLLFSEKFACPVSGFTIPEIEPRLFSFNNPYGACPECGGLGIEQHIDADLVVPDKELSLRKGAIAPWAKSSSPYYLQTLTALAKHYKFTLDTKWKDLPKKVQNVLLHGSGDDEIKFSYEDGVRSYDTKKPFEGVVTNIERRFRETESEWAREELGKYFSDVPCDACHGHRLKPEALCVKIGGKHIGEVSELSVKAAGDWFASVPKLLNTQQNEIAVRILKEIRDRLSFLLDVGLNYLTLSRSSGTLSGGESQRIRLASQIGSGLTGVLYVLDEPSIGLHQRDNARLLDTLKRLRDLGNTVIVVEHDEDAILLADHVLDIGPGAGVHGGHIIAQGSPAEIMRNPKSLTGKYLTGELSVPVPERRPPNHRRTLKLVGARGNNLKNVTAEIPLGLFTCVTGVSGGGKSTLLIDTFYKAIARKLNNASEPPAPHDRIEGLEHIDKIIDIDQSPIGRTPRSNPATYTGAFTPIREWFAGLPESKARGYEPGRFSFNVKGGRCEACQGDGVIKIEMHFLPDVYVTCDVCKGKRYNRETLDVLFKGKSIADVLDMTVEEAAEFFKAVPRVRETFKTLQRVGLDYIHVGQQATTLSGGEAQRVKLAKELSKRATGRTLYILDEPTTGLHFHDVAKLLEVLHELVAQGNTVVVIEHNLEVIKTADWVIDLGPEGGDGGGEIVAWGPPEDIVKAPRSYTGKFLKPVLEKKGPTKAVKRKTDEAAE; this is encoded by the coding sequence ATGGACGAAGTGATCAAGGCCAAGCGTCAGACCCCCGCGGCCTCGAGCCGGACCGCCATCACCATTCGCGGCGCCCGCGAGCACAATCTCAAGAACGTCGACGTCACCATCCCACGCGACAAGCTGGTGGTGTTCACCGGCCTGTCCGGCTCCGGCAAGTCGTCGCTGGCGTTCGATACCATCTACGCCGAGGGCCAGCGCCGCTATGTCGAGTCGCTGTCGGCCTATGCCCGGCAATTCCTCGAGATGATGCAGAAGCCGGACGTCGACCAGATCGACGGCCTGTCGCCGGCGATCTCGATCGAACAGAAGACCACCTCGAAGAACCCGCGCTCGACCGTCGGCACCGTCACCGAGATCTACGACTACATGCGCCTGCTGTGGGCGCGCGTCGGCGTGCCCTACTCGCCGGCGACCGGCCTGCCGATCGAGAGCCAGACCGTGTCGCAGATGGTCGACCGGGTGCTGGCGCTACCCGAAGGCACCCGCCTGTATCTGCTGGCGCCGGTGGTGCGCGGCCGCAAGGGCGAGTACCGGAAAGAACTCGCCGACTGGCTGAAGAAGGGCTTCCAGCGCGTCAAGATCGACGGCGCGTTCCACGAGCTCGCCGAAGCACCGACGCTCGACAAGAAGTTCCCGCACGACATCGACGTCGTGGTCGACCGGATCGTGGTGCGTCCCGACATCGGACAGCGCCTCGCCGAGAGCTTCGAGACCGCGCTGAAGCTGGCCGAGGGGCTGGCGGTGATCGAGTTCGCGGATGCGCCGCCCCCGCCGCCATCCTTCGAGACGCGCCCTGCGGGCGCTCCTCAGGATGAGGACGGCAAACGCGGCAAGCCCAAGAAGGGAGCTCCTCACCCTGAGGAGGCGCAAAGCGCCGTCTCGAAGGGTGAAGCCGCGGGCAAGAAAGTCGCCAAAATCCACGACAAGTCCGGCCCCGAGCGCCTCCTGTTCTCGGAGAAGTTCGCCTGCCCGGTCTCCGGCTTCACCATTCCGGAGATCGAGCCCCGGCTGTTCTCGTTCAACAATCCCTACGGCGCCTGCCCGGAATGCGGCGGCCTCGGCATCGAGCAGCACATCGACGCCGATCTCGTGGTGCCCGACAAGGAACTGAGCTTGCGCAAGGGCGCGATCGCGCCGTGGGCGAAGTCGTCGTCGCCGTACTACCTGCAGACGCTGACCGCACTGGCCAAGCACTACAAGTTCACGCTCGACACCAAGTGGAAGGACTTGCCGAAGAAGGTGCAGAACGTCCTGCTGCACGGCTCCGGCGACGACGAGATCAAGTTCTCCTACGAAGACGGCGTGCGCTCCTACGACACCAAGAAGCCGTTCGAGGGCGTCGTCACCAATATCGAGCGCCGCTTCCGCGAGACCGAGAGCGAGTGGGCGCGCGAGGAGCTCGGCAAGTACTTCTCCGACGTACCGTGCGACGCCTGCCACGGCCATCGCCTCAAGCCGGAGGCGCTGTGCGTCAAGATCGGCGGCAAGCATATCGGCGAAGTCTCTGAATTGTCGGTCAAGGCCGCCGGCGACTGGTTCGCCTCCGTGCCGAAGCTGCTCAACACCCAACAGAACGAGATCGCCGTCCGTATCCTGAAGGAGATCCGCGACCGGCTCAGCTTCCTGCTCGACGTCGGCCTCAACTATCTGACGCTGTCGCGCTCATCCGGCACATTGAGCGGCGGCGAAAGTCAGCGCATCCGCCTCGCCTCGCAGATCGGCAGCGGCCTCACCGGCGTGCTCTACGTGCTCGACGAGCCGTCGATCGGCCTGCACCAGCGCGACAACGCCCGGCTGCTCGACACCCTGAAGCGGCTGCGCGATCTCGGCAACACCGTGATCGTGGTCGAGCACGACGAGGACGCCATTCTGCTCGCCGACCATGTGCTCGACATCGGCCCCGGCGCCGGCGTCCATGGCGGCCACATCATCGCCCAAGGCTCGCCCGCCGAGATCATGCGCAATCCGAAGTCGCTGACCGGCAAGTATCTGACCGGCGAATTGTCGGTGCCGGTGCCCGAGCGCCGGCCGCCGAACCATCGCCGCACCCTCAAGCTGGTGGGCGCCCGCGGCAACAATCTGAAGAACGTCACCGCCGAGATTCCGCTCGGCCTGTTCACCTGCGTCACGGGTGTCTCCGGCGGCGGCAAGTCGACGCTGTTGATCGACACCTTCTACAAGGCGATCGCGCGCAAGCTGAACAACGCCAGCGAACCGCCGGCGCCGCATGACCGGATCGAGGGCCTCGAGCACATCGACAAGATCATCGACATCGACCAGTCGCCGATCGGTCGCACCCCGCGCAGTAACCCCGCGACCTACACCGGCGCGTTCACGCCGATCCGCGAGTGGTTCGCCGGCCTGCCGGAATCCAAGGCGCGCGGCTACGAGCCGGGCCGGTTCTCGTTCAACGTCAAGGGCGGCCGCTGCGAGGCCTGCCAGGGCGACGGCGTCATCAAGATCGAGATGCACTTCCTGCCCGACGTCTACGTCACCTGCGACGTCTGCAAGGGCAAACGCTACAACCGCGAAACGCTCGACGTGCTGTTCAAGGGCAAGTCGATCGCCGACGTGCTCGACATGACGGTCGAGGAAGCCGCCGAATTCTTCAAGGCGGTGCCGCGCGTCCGCGAGACCTTCAAGACGCTGCAGCGCGTCGGCCTCGACTACATCCATGTCGGCCAGCAGGCCACCACGCTGTCCGGCGGCGAAGCCCAGCGCGTCAAGCTCGCCAAGGAACTGAGCAAACGCGCCACCGGCCGCACGCTGTATATTCTCGACGAGCCAACGACGGGCCTGCACTTCCACGACGTCGCCAAACTGCTCGAAGTGCTGCACGAGCTGGTGGCGCAGGGCAACACCGTGGTGGTGATCGAGCACAATCTCGAAGTCATCAAGACCGCCGACTGGGTCATCGACCTCGGCCCCGAAGGCGGCGACGGCGGCGGCGAAATCGTCGCCTGGGGCCCGCCGGAGGACATCGTCAAAGCGCCGAGGAGCTACACCGGGAAGTTCTTGAAGCCGGTGCTGGAGAAGAAGGGGCCGACGAAGGCGGTGAAGCGGAAGACGGACGAGGCGGCGGAGTGA
- a CDS encoding DUF433 domain-containing protein: MSDLLARITIDPNVLHGRPCIRGMRISVSDVLAQLSSGASRDDVLHDYPYLEDADIDAVLAFAAKQADHPIIAAE; this comes from the coding sequence ATGTCAGACCTGCTCGCACGCATCACGATTGATCCGAATGTGCTCCACGGCCGCCCCTGCATTCGCGGCATGCGGATCAGCGTCTCCGACGTATTGGCGCAGCTCTCGTCGGGAGCGTCGCGCGACGATGTCCTGCACGACTATCCGTATCTGGAAGACGCGGATATCGACGCGGTGCTGGCCTTTGCAGCAAAGCAGGCGGATCACCCCATCATCGCGGCGGAATGA
- a CDS encoding DUF1127 domain-containing protein, with the protein MLLSLIRAIRAFRDYQRNVAELSQLSDRELADIGLDRSDIPRVASGHYNG; encoded by the coding sequence ATGCTGCTTTCGCTCATCCGCGCAATCCGCGCGTTCCGGGACTATCAGCGCAATGTCGCTGAGTTGTCTCAGCTCAGCGATCGCGAACTGGCCGACATCGGACTTGACCGTTCGGACATCCCGCGCGTCGCTTCGGGTCACTACAACGGCTGA
- a CDS encoding DUF5615 family PIN-like protein: MIDAQLPPALAEAFRRAGFDAVHVADIGLLSATDHQIWRAAIAKSAALVTKDRDFLMLRAATDSGPTVVWIRSGNASNRELLDLITGALPAILAAIAREEAVIEVSARR, from the coding sequence ATGATCGATGCCCAACTTCCGCCGGCGTTGGCGGAGGCGTTCAGGCGTGCCGGTTTCGACGCCGTTCACGTGGCAGATATCGGCTTACTTTCCGCGACCGATCATCAGATTTGGCGAGCGGCAATTGCCAAGTCGGCGGCCCTGGTGACCAAAGACCGGGACTTTCTGATGCTACGTGCTGCTACCGACAGTGGGCCCACGGTGGTCTGGATTAGATCGGGGAATGCAAGCAATCGCGAGCTGCTTGACTTGATTACTGGCGCGCTGCCGGCGATCCTCGCCGCGATCGCACGGGAAGAAGCGGTGATCGAGGTGTCGGCTCGTCGCTGA
- a CDS encoding DUF3828 domain-containing protein, with the protein MLIRRFALALLAAASALPAAALAQAPAKTNATDPAALLTRLYAAAAKDNAGGAFVNNAKERAKYLSKSLALLWTRAEAKVPDGEIGPIDFDPVSNSQDPDIKSFAIKAQTQDDARATLAVALIGSQPRKVAADSVIRYELVRDGARWRIDDIRGSVEGQPWSVRQMLEASLKN; encoded by the coding sequence ATGCTCATCCGCCGCTTTGCGCTCGCCCTCCTCGCCGCCGCTTCCGCCCTGCCCGCAGCCGCGCTCGCACAGGCACCGGCCAAGACGAACGCGACCGATCCCGCCGCACTGCTCACCCGGCTCTACGCCGCAGCCGCCAAGGACAATGCCGGCGGCGCCTTCGTCAACAACGCCAAGGAGCGGGCGAAGTACCTGTCGAAATCCCTTGCCTTGCTGTGGACCAGGGCCGAGGCGAAAGTGCCGGACGGCGAGATCGGGCCGATCGATTTCGATCCGGTGAGCAATTCGCAGGATCCGGACATCAAGTCGTTCGCGATCAAGGCCCAAACCCAGGACGATGCCCGCGCCACGCTGGCGGTGGCGCTGATCGGCAGCCAGCCGCGCAAGGTCGCCGCCGACAGCGTGATCCGCTACGAGCTGGTGCGCGACGGTGCGCGGTGGCGGATCGACGACATCCGCGGCAGCGTCGAGGGTCAGCCGTGGTCGGTGCGGCAGATGCTGGAAGCATCGCTGAAGAACTAA
- a CDS encoding hemolysin family protein, giving the protein MLSIELAIVVVLIVVNGLLAMSELAIVSSRPARLSILAQRGVRGARQAQKLSEDPGRFLSTVQIGITLVGVLSGAFSGTTLGQRLSEWLSAGGVPFADIVGVGLVVTLITYATLIVGELVPKQLALRDPEAVAVKVAPAMALLAKISLPVVVVLDVSGKAMLALLGQSGEPADKVSEEEIHSLVLEAETAGVLEPGERQMIAGVMRLGDRPVGAVMTPRPEVDIIDLTDPQETIRTTFAESRHSRLPVTDGDSDDPIGIIQAKDVLEAYLRGETPDFRKLVRDAPVIPASADARDALFLLRNSSVHMGLVYDEFGGFEGVVTTADILESIVGAFSSEQGPPEPAVVRRDDGSYLVAGWMPVDEFCDLLGIPVPAPRDYHTVAGLVLSHLGALPNVGDRFDVHGWRFEILDLDHRRIDKILASRLPDDEASP; this is encoded by the coding sequence ATGCTTTCGATCGAATTGGCAATCGTTGTCGTCCTGATCGTCGTCAACGGCCTGCTGGCAATGTCTGAATTAGCGATCGTCTCGTCGCGTCCGGCACGGCTGTCGATCCTGGCGCAGCGCGGCGTTCGGGGCGCCCGTCAGGCGCAGAAGTTGAGCGAAGATCCGGGCCGGTTCCTCTCCACCGTGCAGATCGGCATCACGCTGGTCGGCGTGCTGTCCGGAGCGTTTTCGGGCACGACCCTGGGGCAGCGTCTGAGCGAATGGTTGTCGGCAGGCGGGGTGCCGTTCGCCGACATCGTCGGCGTCGGCCTGGTGGTCACGCTGATCACTTACGCGACGCTGATCGTCGGCGAACTGGTGCCGAAACAGCTCGCGCTGCGCGATCCCGAAGCGGTGGCGGTGAAGGTCGCTCCGGCGATGGCGCTGCTCGCCAAGATCTCGCTGCCGGTGGTGGTCGTGCTCGACGTTTCCGGCAAAGCGATGCTGGCACTGCTCGGCCAGAGCGGCGAGCCGGCTGACAAGGTCTCCGAGGAGGAGATCCACAGCCTGGTGCTGGAGGCGGAGACCGCCGGCGTGCTCGAACCCGGCGAGCGCCAGATGATCGCCGGCGTGATGCGGCTCGGCGACCGCCCGGTCGGCGCGGTGATGACGCCGCGTCCCGAGGTCGACATCATCGATCTCACCGATCCGCAAGAAACGATCCGCACGACCTTCGCCGAAAGCCGGCACTCACGGCTGCCCGTCACCGACGGCGACAGCGACGATCCGATCGGCATCATCCAGGCCAAGGACGTTCTGGAGGCGTATCTGCGCGGTGAAACTCCGGATTTCCGCAAGCTGGTGCGTGACGCGCCGGTGATCCCCGCCTCGGCCGATGCCCGCGACGCGCTGTTCCTGCTGCGCAATTCGTCGGTGCACATGGGGCTGGTGTACGACGAGTTCGGCGGCTTTGAGGGCGTGGTCACCACCGCCGATATTCTGGAATCGATCGTCGGCGCCTTCAGCTCGGAACAGGGGCCGCCCGAACCGGCGGTGGTACGCCGCGACGACGGCTCGTATCTGGTTGCGGGCTGGATGCCGGTCGACGAATTCTGCGATCTGCTCGGAATCCCGGTGCCGGCGCCGCGTGACTATCACACCGTCGCGGGCCTGGTGCTGTCACATCTCGGCGCGCTACCGAATGTCGGCGACAGGTTCGACGTCCATGGCTGGCGGTTCGAAATTCTCGACCTCGACCACCGGCGGATCGACAAGATCCTGGCGAGCCGACTTCCCGACGACGAAGCCTCGCCATGA
- a CDS encoding DUF5615 family PIN-like protein: MRWLADECVPASLVAALRADGHDVLYVAEMAAGLSDAEVVTMAASDGRLLLTEDKDFGELTVRFGLAVPGLVLLRIDPANAKLQAARLKEAITRHGAELFGRYVVVDETRMRVRPLRPAS, encoded by the coding sequence ATGCGATGGCTGGCCGACGAGTGCGTGCCCGCCTCGTTGGTCGCTGCGTTGCGGGCCGATGGCCATGATGTGCTGTACGTCGCCGAGATGGCTGCGGGACTGAGCGATGCAGAGGTCGTTACTATGGCGGCCAGCGATGGCCGGCTGTTGCTGACGGAAGACAAGGATTTCGGCGAACTGACCGTTCGATTTGGCCTCGCCGTCCCTGGCCTGGTCCTGCTCCGGATCGATCCGGCCAATGCGAAGCTGCAGGCGGCTCGCTTGAAAGAGGCCATCACGCGTCACGGCGCCGAGCTGTTCGGGCGTTATGTCGTGGTCGACGAAACCCGCATGCGCGTGCGGCCGCTGCGGCCCGCGAGCTGA